From Rhinolophus sinicus isolate RSC01 linkage group LG15, ASM3656204v1, whole genome shotgun sequence, the proteins below share one genomic window:
- the HEATR9 gene encoding protein HEATR9, translated as MDYKPSVDIFDISRSMLKYPWLEYPGRNKELRKASAPVYLSLSCHQIPKEEFPPSPEYWRQHPSTPNAVPSCYFKMPELYTHWHTLYDQRQEREAQKMLQRARDHPRHLKEVTPIQKVHLPKIKLTIKSQTTSEPLHATGDPLKWLRLKELTKSLTSPREDEQFYAAQALGCLGIGDKFVMEALLQVAQTGPEKVKSEACRTLAILGCLNEHVIQSLIKQLKGQNERQRMDTLMGLRVALNSWAAVPKDKRTPVGEEEKLVAVLQLLMQKSSRATAVEAALCLGFLRPCSNAARQFLLQGLCQGPMTQRMKALRMLVTVMCVHSAAVIRATLDQLCRSSVMEHRFEATQMLKSIGLEQIQAHGLEGLLFDLLRVKTYNEPFPAVRQAVADTVEELKMKPTMMNLVEEQLMNSNAIARQEAVVSLGALGIRSPQVFHLLLDMLDEEKNQSVKKTLQETLLLLASINPWIQKKLKNKALLVFEAPKTQEKAEPTRFQNKPENPEELTIQDFRLAQLNPFFVAKASASLEQQKMLSAQKGSACYLTAAFPSCFSKPLEHNSQATGSWAPGIRKPLQILAQTPK; from the exons ATGGACTACAAACCTTCAGTCGATATCTTTGATATCTCCAGGTCAATGCTCAAGTACCCATGGCTGGAATATCCAGGAAGGAACAAAG aactcagaaaagcctCGGCTCCTGTTTATCTGTCCTTGTCCTGCCACCAA ATACCAAAGGAAGAGTTTCCCCCAAGTCCAGAGTACTGGAGGCAGCATCCGAGCACGCCCAATGCAGTACCTTCCTGCTATTTCAAGATGCCTGAGCTCTACACACACTGGCACACACTGTATGATCAGCGACAGGAACGGGAGGCCCAGAAGATGTTGCAGAGAGCGAGAGATCACCCTAG GCACCTCAAAGAGGTTACCCCCATCCAAAAGGTTCATCTTCCCAAGATCAAGTTGACTATAAAATCTCAGACAACATCCGAGCCTTTACACGCTACTGGAGACCCCCTGAAGTGGCTAAGATTAAAG GAACTCACAAAAAGCCTGACCTCTCCCAGAGAGGATGAGCAGTTCTATGCAGCACAG GCCCTGGGGTGCCTGGGCATCGGTGACAAGTTTGTCATGGAGGCACTATTGCAGGTG GCCCAAACTGGTCCAGAGAAAGTGAAGTCTGAGGCCTGTCGCACCTTGGCCATCCTGG GTTGCCTGAATGAGCACGTGATCCAGTCTCTCATCAAGCAGTTGAAGGGGCAAAATGAGAGGCAGAGGATGGATACTCTGATGGGGCTCCGAGTGGCTCTGAACTCCTGGGCTGCTGTTCCCAAAGACAAG AGGACGCCAGTCGGGGAAGAAGAGAAGCTGGTAGCTGTGCTGCAGCTGCTGATGCAGAAGTCATCGAGGGCCACAGCCGTGGAGGCAGCCCTGTGCTTGGGTTTCCTGAGGCCCTGCAGCAACGCAGCCCGGCAGTTCTTGCTGCAGGGCCTGTGCCAAGGGCCCATGACCCAGAGGATGAAG GCACTTAGGATGCTGGTCACCGTGATGTGCGTGCACTCAGCTGCGGTCATCAGGGCGACCCTAGACCAGCTGTGCCGTTCCAGCGTCATGGAG cacCGCTTTGAAGCCACCCAGATGCTCAAGAGCATCGGGCTGGAACAGATCCAGGCACACGGGCTGGAGGGACTCCTATTTGACCTGCTCAGGGTGAAGACCTATAACGAGCCCTTCCCC GCTGTGAGGCAGGCTGTGGCTGACACTGTGGAAGAGCTCAAGATGAAGCCTACGATGATGAACCTGGTGGAGGA GCAACTGATGAACTCAAATGCCATTGCACGCCAGGAAGCAGTCGTCTCTCTG GGCGCCCTGGGCATCCGCAGTCCACAAGTGTTCCATTTGCTCCTGGACATGCTAGACGAGGAAAAGAACCAGTCTGTGAAGAAGACT CTACAAGAAACACTCCTTCTTTTGGCTTCAATTAATCCCTGGATCcaaaagaagctgaaaaacaAGGCTCTCTTGGTATTCGAGGCACCTAAGACCCAGGAGAAGGCAGAGCCTACGAGATTCCAGAACAAGCCTGAGAACCCAGAAGAGTTAACTATCCAAGATTTTCGACTCGCACAGCTGAACCCCTTTTTTGTTGCAAAGGCCAGTGCCTCCTTGGAACAACAGAAAATGCTGAGTGCCCAGAAAGGGTCTGCCTGCTACCTCACCGCGGCCTTCCCATCCTGTTTCTCTAAACCACTAGAACACAACTCACAGGCCACAGGGTCCTGGGCGCCAGGGATCAGGAAACCACTCCAGATCCTTGCCCAAACCCCCAAGTAG
- the CCL5 gene encoding C-C motif chemokine 5 has protein sequence MKVSAAALAVVLAAAAFCAPASASPYASDTTPCCFAYISRALPRAHLREYFYTSSKCSLPAVVFITRKNRQVCANPDKKWVKEYINSLEMN, from the exons ATGAAGGTGTCCGCAGCTGCCCTTGCTGTCGTCCTTGCCGCTGCTGCCTTCTGCGCTCCTGCATCTGCCTCCCCAT atGCCTCGGACACCACACCCTGCTGCTTTGCCTACATCTCCCGCGCACTGCCCCGTGCCCACCTCCGGGAGTATTTCTACACCAGCAGCAAGTGCTCCCTGCCAGCAGTCGT CTTTATCACCCGGAAAAATCGCCAGGTGTGTGCCAACCCAGACAAGAAATGGGTGAAGGAGTACATCAACTCTTTGGAGATGAACTAG